The genomic window GCAATCATTTTATTTTCAGGAATTAAAACAGGATGAACTCTTAATTCAACTTCATTTCCAACTTTTTTTGCAATTCCTAATAATTTAATTGAAAATTCAAACTCTTTAGCAAATGCAATATCTGCACTTGTAATGTTTTGAATTCCCTCAATTAAAATATCTTCAGGTTTTACATCAATTCCATAAGCGATAGATCCAAGAATTAAAAGTTTATGAGCAGCATCAAATCCACCAACATCAAAAGTTGGATCAGATTCTGCATAACCTAATTCTTGTGCTTCTTTTAATATTTCTAAATAATCAACACCATCATTTATCATTCGTGTTAGCATATAGTTACACGTTCCATTCATAATACCTTGAATAGATTTAATGTGATTAGCACTTAATCCATCTCTTAGAGCATTAATAATTGGAATTCCACCTGCAACTGCTGCTTCAAATTCAAAAGGAATGTCCCCAGCTAGTTCTTGAAGTTCATATCTGTGATATGCTAAAAGAGCTTTATTAGCAGTAACCACTGCTTTTCCTTTTAGTAAAGCTTTTCTTACAATCTCATTTGGCTTATCAATTCCACCCATTAACTCAACAACAACATCGATTGAATCATCATTTAAAACATCATCAATATCATCAGTTAATTTTATATCAACATTTCTAGTTTTATGTAAGTTTGAAACTACTCCAAGCACAGGTACAATCTCTTTTCCAGCTCGTGCGGTTATAATATTTTTATTATCTCTTAAAATATTTGCAACGCTAGCTCCAACTGTACCAACTCCAATAATTCCAACTCTTAACATAACTAATTCCTATTTTTCTAATGATTTTAAATATTTCTTTATATTTTTTGCAGCTTGTCTAATTCTTTTTTCATTCTCAATTAAAGCAATTCTTACATATTGGTCACCATAATGACCGAATCCAATACCAGGACTTACAGCCACATGAGCTTCTGTCAATAATTGTTTTGAGAATTCCATACTTCCTAAATGTGCTGCACATTCTGGAATTTTTGCCCAAATAAACATTGAAGCATTAGGTTTATTCATTTTCCACCCTGCTTCTGCGAATACTTCAAGCATTAAATCTCTTCTTTTTCTATATTTTTCAACATGTTCATCAACACAATCTTGTGGTCCATCAAGTGCTACAGTTGCAGCAATTTGAATTGGTGTGAACATTCCATAATCAAGCCAAGATTTAATTCTTTTTAAAGCTCCAATTAATCTTTCATTTCCAACGATACAACCAACTCTCCATCCTGCCATATTGTATGATTTACTTAAAGTAAAACACTCAACAGCAACATCTAAAGCACCCTCAGTTTGAAAAATTGAAGGAGTTTTATATCCATCAAATGTAATATCAGCATAAGCAATATCAGAGATAATATAAAATCTCTCTCTTTTTGCCATTGCCACTAATTTTGTATAAAATTCAGGCGTAACAGTTGCACAAGTAGGATTATGTGGAAAGTTAACAACAACAAACTTTACTTTTGGAATTGATTCATCAATTGTTTTTTGTAATCTTTTAAAGAAAAGATCTTCATCAACTTTAAATGCATCATCAAATCCTAATTCAAATTTATGAACAACAGCTCCATTTAACATAAATGCATATGAGTGAATTGGATAAGTTGGATCTGGAACTACAGCTACGTCACCCACATTTACAATTGCTTGAACTAAGTGAACATAACCTTCTTTTGAACCCATTGTTGCACAAACATGTAAGTTTGGATCTAAATAATCAACATCATATTTTCTTTTATACCAATTAGAAATTGCAAGTCTTAATTTATAAATACCTGCACTTGCACTATAACCATGATTTTTGGGTTTTCCAGCTGCTTCAATTAATTTATCAGTAATATGTTGTGGTGCTGGGCCATCAGGATTTCCCATAGAGAAATCAATCACATCTTCTCCCGCACGTCTAGCTTCCATTTTTATATTATTAACTTCTGCAAACACATAGTTTGGAAGTCTTTTCATTCTTTCAAATTCAAATTCTGGGAACATTTATTTACTCCTTAGTAATATTAATTCCTTGCTTGAGATTAGCAAGCGTATATAAATCATCAATTTTAATATATTTTGTATTATCAGGCACTTCGAGTTTTAAACTCTTTTGCAAACTATTTTCTTCATAAATACCAATTATATTTAATCCATTATCGTAAAAAACTACACTTGGGAACCAAGTGTTTCCACTATTAGATTTTATTGTGATAACAGAAGCATTTGCAACTTTTATCATATAAGGTTTTAGTGGTTTTCTTAAGGATAATTGATTGTTATTCTCTAGATTTTCTTCTTTATAAATTGAAGAATTAGTTGTATCTATTGAATAACTCCAATTATAGTCTCCCTCTCTTTTGATATCTACAATTCTACAATTAATTGATTGTAACTCTTGAGATAATCTGAGAGGGCTTATGGCGGCTGCAGTTTTTAGTTGAATAGACCATCTAAGATTATTATCAACAATAATTTCTTCTTTTGTGATAAAGTTTGGTTGACCTATTGCCTTTAAAATATCATTTAAATTTTTTAATGATTTTTTAGGATTACTATTAACATTAAATGTAACAGAAATATCTTGTGTTGATGAAAGATTTAATTTTAAAACGCCATTATTCATTAACTCTTGGATAATACGCGTGTAATCAATTTGATTATTTGTATAAAAATTACTTTCATTACTAAAAATATGATTAATTAGATTTTTGTGAGTATTGTAATCACTATTTCCTAATAAATCTTTTATTTTCATATCTAAGTTTGCACTTAACATTACACTTAATGCAATTATTAAAAGTATTTTTCTTATCACGGTATTATCTTTCTTTTATCTTTTTAGATTATAAATTAAAATCCCAGCAGCAACAGATACATTTAATGAGTCAAACTCATGTTCCATAGCAATTGAAACTTTTAAATCTAGTTTTTTAGCAACTTTAGGAGAGATACCTGTTCCTTCACTTCCTAAGAATAGGGCAACTTTATCAGTTTTTTCAATTTTTCCATATTTTTTTAAGTCTACACCATCTGTTGTTGCACCAATCAATGTGAAACCACAATCAATTAATTCACTTGCTAAATCAGCAGATCTTGGATGAACCATAAATGGTAAATCAAGTAATGCACCAGAACTTGTTCTTAAAATTCCAGAATCATTTACAGTTTTAATATCAGAAGCAATTAGTCCTTCTATTCCTAAAGAATAGGCAGTTCTAGCAATTGCTCCAATGTTTCCAACATCAGTAACACCATCAAGAACTAAAATAAAATTCATTTTTTTGAACTCTTTAATATCTGTATATTCAGAATGTGTTAGTTTTAAAAAGAAACCTTGGTGGTTTCCACCTTTTGCTAATGCTTGAGCTTTTTGATTATCCAATTTGTGGATTTTTTTGTCAAGTTTTGCAAATCTTGAGAAAAGTTTTTTATCAATCTCTTTTGAAAGAAAAACTTCTTCTATTAAGTGTGGGTGTTTGTCAAGTACATAAAGTACGATTTGTTTTCCATATATTATCATTCGGGGATTCTATCTAAAATTTGTTGATAAACCTCTTTTATTGATTGTCCAGTCATTTTTGCTATTAATTTAGCTTTTATTTTTGGTGCAATATCTAAAGATGTTATATCTTCTATATCAAGGTTAAAACCAACTGTCTCTTTTGGTTCAACAATCACAACCCATTCACCTCTAATATTCATATCTTTAAATTCGTTAAATAGATTTAAAGCTGAATTTTTAAAAGTTTTTTGGTGAAGTTTACTTATCTCTTTTGCTAAAAATATTGTTCTATTTGCATCTTTTATACTTAGTTCTTCAAGTAATTTTAAAAGTCTATGTGGTGATTCATAAAGAATTGCTAATTTATCATCATTTAAAACATCACTAAGTTTTGAAGCACGACTTGCACCTTTATGGTCTAAAAATCCATAAAATGAAAAAGTTGTGTGACTGAATCCACTCATTGCATATGCTGTTAAAATTGCATTTGCACCAGGCAAAACATCATAAGTGATATTGTTTTTTATGCAATAATCAACCAGTGTAGCACCAGGATCACTAACGCAAGGCATTCCTGCATCACTTACATAAACAACATTTTTAGTAAAAGTCTCTTTTGTTAAAGATTGTAAAATTTGATTTTCATTGTGTGAGTGAAAAGATTTATATTCTTTATTTGAAAAGTCTAGGTTATTTTTTTCACCTAAAAGATTTAGAAGTTTTTTTGTTACTCTTGTATCTTCACAAAAAATAAGTTCCGCATCCATTAGGACGCTTAAAGACCTTTTTGAAATATCTT from Arcobacter venerupis includes these protein-coding regions:
- a CDS encoding homoserine dehydrogenase, with the protein product MLRVGIIGVGTVGASVANILRDNKNIITARAGKEIVPVLGVVSNLHKTRNVDIKLTDDIDDVLNDDSIDVVVELMGGIDKPNEIVRKALLKGKAVVTANKALLAYHRYELQELAGDIPFEFEAAVAGGIPIINALRDGLSANHIKSIQGIMNGTCNYMLTRMINDGVDYLEILKEAQELGYAESDPTFDVGGFDAAHKLLILGSIAYGIDVKPEDILIEGIQNITSADIAFAKEFEFSIKLLGIAKKVGNEVELRVHPVLIPENKMIAKVDGVMNGISVVGDKVGETMFYGAGAGGDATASAVVANLIDIARKGKGSPMLGFENQPGEKITLMSKDNIKTKYYLRLLVADKSGTLARIATILGENSISIEAMMQKPLKNGSANLLLTTHTSVEKDIIKAINELENSGVVLCKPAMIRIEE
- a CDS encoding LL-diaminopimelate aminotransferase produces the protein MFPEFEFERMKRLPNYVFAEVNNIKMEARRAGEDVIDFSMGNPDGPAPQHITDKLIEAAGKPKNHGYSASAGIYKLRLAISNWYKRKYDVDYLDPNLHVCATMGSKEGYVHLVQAIVNVGDVAVVPDPTYPIHSYAFMLNGAVVHKFELGFDDAFKVDEDLFFKRLQKTIDESIPKVKFVVVNFPHNPTCATVTPEFYTKLVAMAKRERFYIISDIAYADITFDGYKTPSIFQTEGALDVAVECFTLSKSYNMAGWRVGCIVGNERLIGALKRIKSWLDYGMFTPIQIAATVALDGPQDCVDEHVEKYRKRRDLMLEVFAEAGWKMNKPNASMFIWAKIPECAAHLGSMEFSKQLLTEAHVAVSPGIGFGHYGDQYVRIALIENEKRIRQAAKNIKKYLKSLEK
- the rlmB gene encoding 23S rRNA (guanosine(2251)-2'-O)-methyltransferase RlmB, encoding MIIYGKQIVLYVLDKHPHLIEEVFLSKEIDKKLFSRFAKLDKKIHKLDNQKAQALAKGGNHQGFFLKLTHSEYTDIKEFKKMNFILVLDGVTDVGNIGAIARTAYSLGIEGLIASDIKTVNDSGILRTSSGALLDLPFMVHPRSADLASELIDCGFTLIGATTDGVDLKKYGKIEKTDKVALFLGSEGTGISPKVAKKLDLKVSIAMEHEFDSLNVSVAAGILIYNLKR
- the rsmI gene encoding 16S rRNA (cytidine(1402)-2'-O)-methyltransferase, which codes for MLCLVPTPIGNLEDISKRSLSVLMDAELIFCEDTRVTKKLLNLLGEKNNLDFSNKEYKSFHSHNENQILQSLTKETFTKNVVYVSDAGMPCVSDPGATLVDYCIKNNITYDVLPGANAILTAYAMSGFSHTTFSFYGFLDHKGASRASKLSDVLNDDKLAILYESPHRLLKLLEELSIKDANRTIFLAKEISKLHQKTFKNSALNLFNEFKDMNIRGEWVVIVEPKETVGFNLDIEDITSLDIAPKIKAKLIAKMTGQSIKEVYQQILDRIPE